One window of Nostoc sp. C052 genomic DNA carries:
- a CDS encoding esterase family protein, with translation MNYKQSKILLLFSVLTLVGCNFSQSVVAKPLQPQNLQTAPPIIPTQATLLTYKIETYDSKAMGGSRTYGVSLPPGYEKNPKKSYPVIFLLHGGHGNPNDWFNQNKGQALKTVEQLYTTGKLPPSIIITPDGNDKRGSSPYWDSQYIDGPNGKVSTAVGNELVKVVQSRYRTLTNPDFWAIGGLSSGGWGAINVGLHNVDHFSILFSHSGYFHDKSGPANSPISYIKNVPLKAQKRLKIYLDSGTSDSEEIDEAEQFTKVLNKLKIQNSFRQFPGSHTWQYWREHLADSLTFVGEQFRSSEIAHGTGNSSLNAQKHTQNN, from the coding sequence ATGAACTACAAACAATCTAAAATTCTCTTGCTATTTTCAGTATTAACCCTAGTTGGTTGTAATTTTTCCCAAAGTGTCGTCGCAAAACCACTGCAACCGCAAAATTTACAAACAGCGCCTCCCATTATTCCAACCCAAGCTACTCTCCTAACCTATAAAATTGAAACCTACGATAGTAAAGCAATGGGTGGAAGTCGCACTTATGGCGTTTCTTTACCTCCTGGCTATGAAAAAAACCCAAAAAAAAGCTATCCTGTAATCTTTCTTCTCCACGGTGGACATGGAAACCCCAATGATTGGTTTAATCAGAATAAGGGACAAGCTCTCAAGACTGTGGAACAACTTTATACTACAGGTAAGTTGCCACCCAGCATCATCATTACACCAGATGGCAACGACAAACGCGGCTCCAGCCCCTACTGGGACTCCCAATATATCGATGGTCCTAACGGTAAAGTCTCCACAGCCGTGGGGAATGAGTTAGTAAAAGTTGTGCAAAGCCGTTATCGTACACTAACTAACCCAGATTTTTGGGCAATAGGTGGTTTATCTTCTGGTGGTTGGGGTGCAATCAATGTCGGATTACACAACGTAGATCATTTCTCGATTTTATTTAGTCATAGTGGTTATTTTCATGATAAAAGTGGCCCAGCAAATAGCCCAATATCTTATATTAAAAACGTTCCTCTAAAAGCTCAAAAAAGATTGAAAATTTACCTAGATTCTGGCACATCAGATAGTGAAGAAATTGATGAAGCCGAACAATTTACTAAAGTGCTAAACAAACTCAAAATTCAAAATTCATTTCGTCAGTTTCCCGGCAGTCATACTTGGCAATACTGGCGGGAACATTTAGCCGATTCACTGACATTTGTCGGTGAACAATTTCGCTCTTCTGAAATAGCACATGGAACTGGTAATTCAAGTCTTAATGCTCAGAAACATACTCAAAATAATTAG
- a CDS encoding lysylphosphatidylglycerol synthase domain-containing protein: MLKKLRLNFSSLFGLLLLVLSLWAITSELRQYNYRDILNSLAAIPKSRLSWAIWLTALGYLVMIGYDILGFNYINRYLSWNKIAFTSFISSAFSNTIGFALLTGSAIRYRFYSSWGVSAVAIAQVIAFANFTFWLGMFALAGLIFVINPLTIPTQLHLPFATVRPIGVIFLLLIAIYLLGSILIKQPLTIRQQDFRFPSLPISLAQIAISSFDWILAALVLYAILPTNTPLSYLEFLGIYLLGMFAGVVSNIPGGLGVFETVVLLFLSDKISAAAVLGSLLAYRGIYYFLPLVLAAGLLGIHEIRFRAGSLKNINKL, from the coding sequence ATGCTTAAAAAATTGCGACTCAATTTCAGTTCTTTGTTTGGCTTGTTGTTGCTGGTACTTTCTTTATGGGCGATCACTAGCGAATTACGTCAGTATAATTATCGTGATATCCTCAACTCTCTAGCTGCTATTCCCAAAAGTCGCTTAAGCTGGGCAATTTGGCTGACTGCTTTGGGGTATCTAGTGATGATTGGGTACGATATCTTAGGTTTTAACTACATTAATCGTTATTTGAGTTGGAATAAGATAGCTTTCACTAGCTTTATTAGCTCTGCATTTAGTAATACCATCGGTTTTGCTTTGCTGACTGGCAGTGCTATCCGTTATCGATTTTACTCAAGTTGGGGTGTGTCAGCTGTTGCGATCGCTCAAGTAATTGCTTTCGCTAATTTTACCTTTTGGTTAGGGATGTTTGCCCTGGCTGGGTTAATATTTGTTATCAACCCTTTGACAATTCCCACACAACTACATTTGCCTTTTGCAACAGTACGTCCCATTGGTGTAATTTTTTTGCTGTTGATTGCTATTTACTTGTTGGGAAGTATTTTAATTAAACAACCATTAACCATTCGTCAGCAAGATTTTCGCTTTCCTTCTTTGCCAATATCCCTAGCTCAAATTGCAATTTCTAGCTTTGATTGGATTCTGGCTGCGTTGGTTCTTTACGCGATACTTCCTACCAATACACCTTTGTCTTATCTAGAATTTTTAGGAATTTATTTACTAGGGATGTTTGCAGGTGTTGTTAGTAATATTCCTGGCGGTTTGGGTGTATTTGAAACTGTGGTGTTGCTGTTTCTCTCTGATAAAATTTCGGCGGCAGCAGTTTTGGGGTCACTATTAGCTTATCGGGGAATATACTACTTTTTACCTTTGGTACTGGCAGCAGGTCTGCTGGGAATACATGAAATTAGATTTAGAGCAGGTAGTTTAAAAAATATCAATAAATTGTAA
- a CDS encoding agenet domain-containing protein — MKNKVLFGAIFMATWVGTLIPSAFAASPCSVGQKAEVLWKEAWYPATVLKVNNDNEKCYITYDGYSSSWNEWVDAERFRTSFQAGDAVRILWKGKWYPGKVLEVSNDHYKITYDGYDSSWDEWVEPSRVSR; from the coding sequence ATGAAAAACAAAGTATTGTTTGGCGCTATCTTTATGGCAACTTGGGTAGGGACATTAATTCCTAGCGCTTTTGCTGCCTCACCCTGTTCTGTGGGACAAAAGGCTGAGGTTCTTTGGAAGGAAGCATGGTATCCGGCAACGGTACTTAAAGTTAATAATGATAATGAAAAGTGCTATATTACCTACGATGGTTACAGCAGTTCTTGGAATGAATGGGTTGATGCTGAACGCTTTCGGACATCATTTCAAGCTGGAGATGCAGTAAGAATTTTGTGGAAGGGTAAATGGTATCCAGGAAAGGTTTTAGAAGTTAGTAACGATCATTATAAAATTACTTATGATGGCTACGATAGCTCTTGGGATGAGTGGGTTGAACCTTCCAGAGTGAGCAGATAG
- the ilvC gene encoding ketol-acid reductoisomerase: MARMYYDEDANLDLLAGKTIAIIGYGSQGHAHALNLKDSGLNVIVGLYPGSKSVAKAEAAGLTVKNVADAANAADFIMILLPDEVQKTIYKNEIEPNLEEGNVLAFAHGFNIHFGQVVPPANVDVVMVAPKGPGHLVRRTYEGGEGVPALFAVYQDASGQARDRAMSYAKGIGGTRAGVLETTFREETETDLFGEQAVLCGGLSALIKAGFETLVEAGYQPELAYFECLHEVKLIVDLVVEGGLAKMRDSISNTAEYGDYTRGPRIVTEQTKAEMQKILSEIQSGQFAREFVLENQAGKPGFTALRRKEAEHKIEEVGKDLRAMFSWLKKA; the protein is encoded by the coding sequence ATGGCCCGGATGTATTATGACGAAGATGCCAATTTAGACCTTTTGGCTGGAAAAACTATTGCTATCATCGGCTATGGTTCCCAAGGTCATGCCCATGCTCTCAATCTCAAAGATAGTGGTTTGAATGTGATTGTGGGACTATATCCGGGTAGTAAGTCAGTTGCAAAAGCTGAAGCAGCTGGTTTAACTGTGAAAAATGTTGCAGATGCCGCTAATGCTGCTGACTTCATCATGATTTTGTTACCTGATGAAGTCCAAAAAACGATTTACAAAAACGAGATTGAACCCAATTTAGAAGAAGGGAATGTGTTAGCTTTTGCTCACGGTTTCAATATTCACTTTGGGCAAGTTGTACCACCAGCTAACGTAGATGTGGTGATGGTAGCACCAAAAGGGCCGGGGCATTTGGTACGGCGGACTTATGAAGGTGGTGAAGGCGTACCAGCGCTGTTTGCAGTATATCAAGATGCCAGTGGTCAGGCACGCGATCGCGCCATGTCTTATGCTAAAGGTATCGGTGGTACTCGCGCCGGTGTTCTCGAAACCACTTTCCGCGAAGAAACCGAAACCGATTTATTTGGCGAACAAGCGGTATTGTGCGGTGGTTTGAGTGCTTTAATCAAAGCCGGATTTGAAACTTTGGTAGAAGCTGGTTATCAACCAGAATTGGCTTATTTTGAATGTCTGCATGAAGTCAAGTTGATTGTTGACTTGGTTGTAGAAGGTGGTTTAGCTAAAATGCGCGACAGCATTTCTAACACCGCTGAATATGGCGATTATACCCGTGGGCCGCGGATTGTCACCGAACAAACCAAAGCTGAAATGCAGAAAATTCTTAGCGAAATTCAATCTGGACAATTTGCACGAGAATTCGTTCTCGAAAATCAAGCTGGTAAACCAGGATTTACCGCCTTGCGTCGCAAAGAAGCTGAACACAAAATTGAGGAAGTTGGTAAAGATTTACGCGCTATGTTTAGCTGGTTGAAAAAGGCTTAA
- a CDS encoding sterol desaturase family protein codes for MLNNIEINFITQVLLYWLVGSISFYSIGILIEKGIKSNDILRDKLTVRINKIKNQPFPSFSLKGMITGEIKAFLSALIILYLAPEVHRGNSLLLNLGWFLMRIIAADFCFYVAHRLLHTRFLQKIHLKHHEFRDSSSFVAGHKSLLEYIIVAIADILPIFIFGYDITQLLAWSVIGNAYNLEGHSSLSIFFIPSDFHDLHHTCFNGNYGIQGLWDRVFNTLNPVNKKQGIMFPVSFIEHITINSSINNDTEKI; via the coding sequence TTGTTAAACAATATCGAGATCAACTTTATCACGCAGGTGCTATTGTACTGGCTTGTTGGTTCTATCTCATTTTATAGTATTGGTATTCTCATTGAAAAAGGAATCAAAAGCAACGACATTTTGAGGGATAAGCTGACTGTAAGAATTAATAAAATCAAAAATCAACCATTTCCTTCCTTTAGCCTCAAAGGCATGATTACAGGAGAAATTAAAGCTTTTCTCTCAGCATTAATAATTTTATATTTAGCTCCAGAGGTTCATAGAGGAAATAGCTTACTTCTCAATCTTGGATGGTTCTTGATGAGAATAATTGCTGCTGATTTTTGTTTTTATGTTGCTCATCGGCTTTTGCACACAAGATTCTTGCAGAAAATCCATCTTAAGCATCATGAGTTTCGTGACTCATCAAGTTTTGTTGCTGGACACAAGAGTTTGCTTGAATATATTATTGTTGCGATCGCTGATATTTTGCCTATTTTTATATTTGGATATGACATCACTCAACTGCTTGCATGGAGCGTTATAGGCAATGCTTACAACCTAGAAGGCCATAGTTCTTTGTCAATATTTTTCATTCCATCAGATTTCCACGATCTTCATCACACTTGCTTTAATGGAAACTATGGCATTCAGGGATTATGGGACAGAGTATTCAATACACTAAATCCTGTTAATAAGAAGCAGGGAATTATGTTTCCTGTAAGTTTTATCGAGCATATAACTATTAATTCGTCTATTAATAATGACACCGAAAAAATATAA
- the ovoA gene encoding 5-histidylcysteine sulfoxide synthase: MNSFQSTYPPKLDSCNSQVILDYFKNAWQIEDMLLKSLVGEETFYINPDPLRNPLIFYLGHSAVFYINKLIQVGLLEKRLNPEYEILFEIGVDPEIPEELNEAIAHLQWPQVAETWEYREQAYTVISKLIKTTPITLPIHPTHPLWALMMGIEHQRIHIETSSMLIRQLPIERVKRPQDWQYAPFNGYTPQNEMIEVTGGVVKLGKAFDDSTYGWDIDYGDRTVEVAPFFASKYLITNAEFLYFVKASGYENQDYWDEESWNWKTRYNIQCPKFWLHENGSYKYRAMFDEINLPLDWPVEVNHYEAMAYCRWQGKDIRLMSEAEYHLATYSNSLLDNVENYNLNLKFGSPSPVGMLESTKSNSGLYDLRGNVWEWLSDNLNPLTGYQPHFLYKDNSAIFFDDQHQMMLGGCWITNGTEALKYYRNWFRPNFYQHAGFRIVQDIKD, translated from the coding sequence ATGAACAGTTTTCAATCTACTTATCCGCCAAAACTTGATAGTTGCAATTCTCAAGTAATTCTAGATTACTTTAAGAATGCTTGGCAGATAGAAGATATGTTATTGAAAAGTCTGGTTGGGGAAGAGACATTCTATATAAATCCAGACCCTTTGAGAAATCCTCTAATTTTTTATCTGGGACATTCGGCTGTTTTCTATATCAATAAATTAATTCAGGTAGGATTATTAGAAAAACGCCTCAATCCAGAGTATGAAATCCTATTTGAAATTGGGGTCGATCCAGAAATTCCAGAGGAGTTGAATGAAGCGATCGCTCATTTACAATGGCCGCAAGTTGCAGAGACTTGGGAATATCGAGAACAAGCATATACTGTAATTTCCAAACTAATTAAGACAACCCCAATTACTCTACCAATTCATCCTACTCATCCCCTTTGGGCTTTAATGATGGGGATTGAACACCAGCGTATTCATATTGAAACCTCTTCGATGTTAATTCGCCAACTACCGATTGAGAGAGTAAAACGTCCCCAAGATTGGCAATATGCCCCTTTTAATGGTTACACTCCTCAGAACGAAATGATAGAAGTCACTGGTGGAGTAGTAAAACTCGGTAAAGCCTTTGATGATTCGACTTATGGATGGGATATTGATTATGGCGATCGCACTGTTGAAGTTGCACCTTTTTTCGCCAGTAAATATCTGATAACCAACGCCGAATTTCTCTATTTTGTCAAGGCTAGCGGCTACGAAAATCAAGACTATTGGGATGAAGAATCTTGGAATTGGAAAACTCGATACAATATTCAGTGCCCCAAATTTTGGTTACATGAAAATGGTAGCTACAAATATCGAGCGATGTTTGATGAAATAAATTTACCCTTAGATTGGCCTGTAGAAGTAAACCATTATGAAGCAATGGCTTATTGTCGCTGGCAAGGGAAAGATATTCGCCTAATGAGTGAAGCAGAATATCATTTAGCAACTTACAGTAATAGCTTATTAGATAATGTAGAAAATTACAATCTCAATTTAAAATTTGGCTCACCTAGCCCTGTCGGAATGTTAGAAAGTACAAAAAGTAACTCTGGATTATACGATTTACGGGGTAATGTTTGGGAATGGTTGAGTGATAACTTAAATCCACTTACAGGATATCAACCTCATTTTCTTTATAAAGATAATTCTGCCATCTTTTTTGACGATCAACATCAGATGATGTTAGGAGGATGTTGGATAACTAATGGTACAGAAGCTTTAAAATATTACCGTAATTGGTTCCGTCCCAATTTTTATCAGCATGCTGGTTTTCGGATTGTTCAAGATATTAAAGATTAA
- the egtD gene encoding L-histidine N(alpha)-methyltransferase translates to MLATSIKILNEHYQSLNNEGIDVIQGLTQSPKTLPPKYFYDDRGSELFEQICELPEYYPTRTEAWILRQYADEIAQITGACELVELGSGSSTKTEFLLDAYQKFASYCRYIPIDVSRGILKSSVIKLQQKYPTFFIEGLIGTYEQALIKLESTFAPSRLIFFLGSSLGNFNPRECDDFLKQITKTLQIGDYFLLGIDLQKPKEILEPAYNDSQGVTAAFNINILSHLNWRFQGNFDLNLFTHQAIYNENDAQIEMYLHCQKSHKVSLKALDLQVSFADGESILTEISRKFDLVIMQKQLEIHGLKTLKTWTDPKHLFGLILCQS, encoded by the coding sequence ATGTTAGCGACATCTATAAAAATTCTTAATGAGCATTATCAATCTCTCAACAACGAGGGTATAGATGTCATTCAAGGATTAACTCAAAGTCCAAAAACCTTACCTCCAAAATATTTTTACGACGATCGTGGCTCAGAATTATTTGAGCAAATATGTGAATTACCAGAATATTATCCAACAAGAACAGAAGCATGGATTTTGCGCCAATATGCTGATGAAATTGCTCAAATTACAGGTGCTTGTGAACTTGTCGAATTAGGTAGTGGTAGTTCTACAAAAACAGAGTTTTTGTTAGATGCTTATCAAAAGTTTGCTAGTTATTGTAGATATATACCCATTGATGTCAGCCGGGGAATCCTTAAATCTAGTGTAATCAAACTACAGCAAAAATATCCGACTTTCTTTATTGAGGGATTAATAGGAACCTATGAACAAGCACTCATAAAACTAGAATCTACTTTTGCACCATCACGGCTAATTTTTTTCTTGGGTAGTTCTCTTGGTAACTTTAATCCACGAGAATGTGATGATTTCTTAAAACAAATTACTAAGACTTTACAGATAGGTGACTACTTTCTTTTGGGGATTGATTTACAAAAACCCAAGGAAATCTTGGAGCCAGCTTATAACGATAGTCAGGGAGTAACAGCTGCTTTTAACATAAATATACTCTCTCACTTAAATTGGCGTTTTCAAGGCAATTTTGACCTCAATTTATTCACTCATCAAGCTATTTATAATGAGAATGATGCTCAAATTGAGATGTATCTGCATTGCCAAAAAAGTCATAAGGTATCTTTAAAAGCATTAGATTTACAAGTTTCCTTTGCAGATGGAGAAAGTATTCTTACTGAAATTTCTCGTAAGTTTGATTTAGTCATTATGCAAAAGCAGCTAGAAATACACGGACTTAAAACACTTAAGACTTGGACAGATCCCAAGCATTTATTTGGGTTAATTCTTTGTCAATCTTAA
- the ald gene encoding alanine dehydrogenase encodes MEIGVPKENKDQEFRVGLSPSSVRVLRENGHSIFVQTQAGNGAGFSDDDYRSAGAEIVPTSETAWNRELVVKVKEPLTSEYNFLQKGQILFTYLHLAADRKLTEHLIDCGTCAIAYETVEQPGANRLPLLTPMSVIAGRLAVQFGARFLERQQGGRGVLLGGVPGVQPGKVVILGGGVVGTEAAKIAVGVGAIVQILDVSVERLSYLETLFGSRVELIYSNSAHIEAAVKEADLLIGAVLVLGRRAPILVSRELVKQMRPGSVIVDVAVDQGGCIETLHPTSHTNPVYVEEGVVHYGVPNMPGAVPWTATQALNNSTLPYVVQLANLGIKALEVNPALAKGVNVQNHQLVHPAVQEVFPDLVN; translated from the coding sequence ATGGAAATTGGTGTTCCTAAGGAAAATAAAGATCAAGAGTTTCGGGTAGGGTTAAGTCCTTCTAGTGTGCGGGTGCTGCGAGAAAATGGTCATAGCATCTTTGTGCAGACACAAGCAGGTAATGGCGCTGGTTTCTCCGATGATGATTACAGAAGTGCTGGAGCCGAAATTGTCCCCACATCAGAAACGGCTTGGAATCGGGAATTAGTGGTTAAAGTCAAAGAGCCGCTGACATCTGAGTATAATTTTTTGCAAAAAGGGCAGATATTATTTACTTATTTACATTTAGCAGCTGATCGCAAGTTGACAGAGCATTTAATTGATTGTGGCACTTGTGCGATCGCTTACGAAACTGTAGAACAACCAGGCGCTAACAGATTACCCTTGCTCACCCCCATGAGCGTAATTGCCGGTCGGTTAGCAGTGCAATTTGGGGCCAGATTCTTAGAACGTCAACAAGGTGGTAGAGGTGTACTTTTAGGCGGTGTTCCTGGAGTGCAACCGGGTAAAGTAGTAATTTTAGGTGGCGGCGTTGTCGGTACAGAAGCGGCTAAAATTGCTGTGGGCGTGGGTGCGATCGTCCAGATTTTAGATGTGAGTGTCGAACGCTTATCTTACTTAGAAACCCTCTTTGGCTCTAGAGTCGAATTGATTTACAGCAATTCTGCTCATATTGAAGCCGCAGTCAAAGAAGCCGATTTGCTCATCGGTGCAGTTTTGGTGTTAGGACGTAGAGCGCCAATATTAGTATCTCGTGAATTGGTCAAACAAATGCGTCCTGGTTCAGTAATAGTTGATGTAGCCGTAGACCAAGGCGGCTGCATAGAAACCTTACACCCTACATCCCACACAAATCCGGTATACGTTGAAGAGGGTGTGGTGCATTATGGCGTTCCTAATATGCCAGGTGCAGTACCTTGGACAGCAACTCAAGCACTAAATAACAGTACATTACCTTATGTTGTCCAGTTGGCGAATTTGGGAATTAAAGCACTGGAAGTTAACCCAGCCTTAGCTAAGGGTGTGAATGTGCAGAATCATCAATTAGTACATCCGGCTGTACAAGAGGTATTCCCTGACTTGGTAAATTAA
- a CDS encoding chlorophyll a/b-binding protein, protein MTQTQPTITPKLEEPKFGFNEYAERLNGRAAMIGFALLLVIEYVTNQGVLSWLGLK, encoded by the coding sequence ATGACACAGACACAACCAACGATTACACCTAAACTAGAAGAGCCGAAGTTTGGCTTTAACGAATATGCCGAACGCTTGAATGGTCGAGCCGCAATGATTGGCTTCGCTTTGCTGCTGGTGATTGAATATGTCACCAATCAAGGGGTGCTATCATGGCTGGGTCTAAAGTAG
- a CDS encoding WD40 repeat domain-containing protein, producing MAAVALPVTIWKGFYIHQAHAAIEVTPNSQATSNFANAQLLYTLRGHNGTVKSLAFSPDSRILASGGAENEGIIRLWNPANGKKLGDINKAHKAAIESLVISPDGQTLASCSDDNTINLWSLKNFRFSRSFVGHTSNVLSLAVSPDSKILISGALDGIRLWDLLQQRPLGTLVSFDNLIYTLAISPDGQTLASGDNKGVIKLWNLSTGKLIRESVAHSNAVSAVIFTPDGETLVSASRDRTIKQWNINTGELVRTFTGHNNWVNAIAINPDGQTLASAGRDGIKLWNLTTGELINTLSGHTDWVSAIVFSPNGKILASGGFDRQIKIWGIPIKRK from the coding sequence ATGGCAGCTGTTGCCCTTCCAGTGACTATCTGGAAAGGGTTTTACATTCATCAAGCTCATGCTGCCATTGAAGTAACGCCAAACTCCCAAGCTACTAGCAACTTTGCTAATGCCCAATTACTTTACACACTTAGAGGACATAACGGAACCGTCAAATCCCTCGCTTTCAGTCCAGACAGCAGAATTCTTGCGAGTGGAGGTGCAGAAAACGAGGGTATAATTCGCCTGTGGAATCCAGCAAACGGCAAAAAGTTAGGGGATATTAACAAAGCACACAAAGCAGCCATAGAATCTTTAGTGATTTCGCCAGATGGTCAAACCCTCGCTAGCTGTAGTGATGACAACACGATTAACCTCTGGAGCCTGAAAAATTTTAGATTTAGCCGCTCTTTTGTTGGACATACCAGTAACGTATTATCTTTAGCGGTGTCTCCTGATAGTAAAATTCTCATCAGTGGAGCTTTGGATGGGATTCGTCTCTGGGATTTGCTACAGCAGCGCCCTCTAGGGACTCTAGTCAGCTTTGATAATTTGATTTATACCCTGGCTATTAGTCCTGATGGGCAGACCTTGGCTAGTGGTGATAATAAGGGTGTAATCAAGCTGTGGAATTTGAGTACTGGTAAATTAATCCGTGAATCAGTAGCTCATTCTAATGCTGTTAGCGCTGTTATCTTTACGCCAGATGGAGAAACATTAGTTAGTGCTAGCCGCGATCGCACCATAAAACAGTGGAATATTAATACTGGAGAATTAGTCCGCACCTTCACAGGACATAATAACTGGGTAAATGCGATCGCTATTAATCCCGATGGACAAACCCTTGCTAGTGCCGGCAGAGATGGGATTAAATTGTGGAATTTAACTACAGGTGAGTTAATAAATACCCTGAGTGGACATACAGACTGGGTAAGTGCGATCGTTTTTAGTCCCAATGGTAAAATTCTTGCCAGTGGTGGATTTGATCGACAAATCAAGATTTGGGGGATTCCAATAAAACGTAAATAA
- a CDS encoding permease, which yields MNQLNNGFTLFLSLLVEAMPFLLLGVLFSSLLLFFVDERKLVEKMPTNPLLGALVGSMIGFLFPVCECGNVPVARRFLIQGVPTPVAIGFLLAAPTINPIVIWSTWTAFRDQPEIVVLRVVFSLAIATIIGYVFSFQKDLNPIIQPAIARYMKFNPPAPPETKRRGQRYQAQEEATVPNLLQSGTYILGGKAGIPLRIDANLVPSTSASTTNKPLAAKLRLVVDNSIQEFRELGGVMVVGSAIAAAIQVLAPRELILSLGAGPITSIVVMLILAVVVSICSTVDSFFALSFASTFSSGSLLAFLVFGPMIDIKGIGLMLSIFKPKTVFYLFALAAQLTFVFTLFLNLHVF from the coding sequence ATGAATCAATTGAACAATGGTTTTACACTATTTCTGAGTCTGCTAGTCGAGGCGATGCCTTTTTTGCTTCTTGGGGTTTTATTCTCAAGTTTGCTGCTATTTTTTGTTGATGAGCGCAAACTCGTAGAAAAAATGCCCACAAATCCGCTGCTGGGTGCTTTAGTTGGCAGCATGATCGGCTTTTTATTTCCGGTGTGTGAGTGCGGGAATGTACCGGTAGCGCGGCGGTTCCTGATTCAGGGAGTACCCACACCAGTGGCAATTGGTTTTTTGCTAGCAGCACCAACAATTAACCCAATTGTAATTTGGTCAACTTGGACAGCATTTCGAGATCAACCAGAAATAGTAGTCTTACGAGTCGTATTTTCTCTAGCAATTGCCACAATTATCGGGTATGTTTTCAGTTTTCAAAAGGACTTAAATCCGATAATTCAGCCTGCGATCGCTCGTTATATGAAGTTTAACCCACCCGCGCCGCCTGAAACCAAGCGCCGTGGTCAGCGTTACCAAGCACAAGAGGAAGCAACAGTACCGAATCTCTTGCAATCTGGGACTTATATCTTAGGAGGAAAAGCAGGTATACCTCTGCGGATAGATGCTAATTTAGTACCGTCTACCTCAGCGTCTACGACCAATAAACCGTTAGCAGCGAAATTGCGTCTAGTGGTGGATAACAGCATTCAAGAATTCCGAGAATTAGGCGGAGTCATGGTTGTAGGAAGTGCGATCGCGGCTGCGATTCAAGTCCTCGCTCCCCGTGAATTAATTCTCAGTTTGGGTGCTGGCCCCATTACCTCAATTGTGGTCATGCTGATATTAGCAGTAGTGGTGTCAATTTGTTCTACAGTTGATTCTTTCTTCGCCCTATCTTTTGCCTCAACCTTTAGCAGTGGTTCATTGTTGGCATTTCTAGTGTTTGGGCCAATGATTGACATCAAAGGTATTGGTTTGATGTTATCCATTTTTAAACCCAAAACGGTCTTTTACTTATTTGCTCTAGCAGCACAATTAACATTTGTGTTCACCCTTTTCCTGAACTTGCACGTCTTTTAA
- a CDS encoding TIGR03943 family protein: MTNKTTKSKIPNLLLPWLDAIAITAWGTLMLRYWLTNKLNLLIHPNYIWFVVVTGISLIIIGFFKMQELWQRRRRDVTSNAPHISLFPPGWGSSLLLTTAILGFIITPQVFASDKALQRGVTTDLLGSTRVKPQAFRATVRPEERSLVDWVRTVNVYPEPDTYTGQKVKVQGFVIHPPDIGKEYLFLARFVLTCCAADAYPVGLPVKLQNNQEAYAADTWLEVEGQMVTENLAGKRQLTIAATSLKKIPQPQNPYSY; the protein is encoded by the coding sequence ATGACTAACAAAACCACCAAATCTAAAATCCCAAATCTGTTACTCCCTTGGCTGGATGCTATCGCAATTACAGCTTGGGGCACTTTGATGTTGAGATATTGGTTAACTAACAAGCTGAATCTGTTGATTCACCCAAATTACATTTGGTTCGTGGTCGTGACTGGTATCAGCTTGATTATTATTGGTTTCTTCAAGATGCAGGAACTTTGGCAACGTCGTCGCCGTGATGTGACATCAAACGCCCCGCATATTAGTTTATTTCCCCCTGGTTGGGGTAGTTCTTTGTTATTGACTACGGCGATTTTAGGTTTTATCATTACGCCGCAGGTTTTTGCTAGTGACAAAGCACTTCAAAGGGGTGTAACGACTGATTTATTGGGAAGCACACGTGTCAAACCTCAAGCCTTTCGCGCTACCGTTCGCCCAGAAGAGCGATCGCTTGTAGACTGGGTGCGTACTGTCAATGTCTATCCAGAACCAGACACATATACAGGACAAAAAGTCAAAGTACAGGGATTTGTCATCCACCCGCCGGATATAGGAAAAGAATATTTGTTCTTAGCAAGATTTGTCTTAACTTGCTGTGCAGCAGATGCTTACCCTGTGGGATTGCCCGTCAAACTACAAAATAATCAAGAGGCTTATGCCGCTGATACCTGGCTGGAAGTAGAAGGACAAATGGTCACAGAAAATTTGGCAGGTAAACGCCAACTTACCATCGCCGCCACCTCCCTCAAAAAGATTCCTCAACCCCAAAATCCTTATAGTTATTAG